Proteins encoded in a region of the Paenibacillus sp. W2I17 genome:
- a CDS encoding response regulator transcription factor, protein MSERNDVNNKNDSVHPPLIRLILADDDYFIRESLKVLLGLGSGISVTGTASNGQEALELLEAGTPADVVLMDIRMPECDGVEGTKRIKARFPENQVLMLTTFDDDEYIIQALQNGACGYLLKNVPPERIIQGIKTVHNGDMLIHPDIARKLAGLLRPAAIPLTQNPIEAYGLTRMELAVAEAISEGLSNKEIAAKLFLSEGTVKNYVTDILGKLSLRDRTQIAIFMLKQ, encoded by the coding sequence ATGTCCGAACGGAATGATGTAAACAACAAGAATGATTCAGTCCACCCTCCGCTTATCCGGCTGATTCTCGCCGACGATGACTATTTCATTCGCGAAAGCCTGAAAGTGCTACTTGGACTCGGCTCCGGCATTAGTGTTACAGGCACAGCCTCAAACGGGCAGGAAGCGTTGGAATTGCTTGAAGCAGGAACGCCTGCGGACGTGGTTTTAATGGATATTCGGATGCCGGAATGTGACGGAGTTGAAGGTACCAAACGCATCAAGGCGCGTTTTCCTGAAAATCAGGTGCTCATGCTAACTACTTTTGACGACGATGAGTATATTATTCAGGCATTGCAGAATGGAGCATGCGGTTATTTGCTCAAAAACGTCCCCCCCGAGCGGATCATTCAAGGCATTAAGACCGTACATAACGGCGATATGTTAATCCATCCGGATATTGCCCGCAAATTGGCAGGCCTTCTTCGTCCTGCTGCGATTCCCCTGACACAGAACCCAATCGAAGCCTATGGACTGACACGTATGGAGCTGGCGGTTGCCGAGGCCATATCGGAGGGTTTATCCAATAAGGAAATTGCCGCCAAATTGTTCCTCAGTGAAGGCACGGTCAAAAACTACGTCACGGATATTCTTGGCAAGCTGAGCTTGCGTGATCGGACCCAAATCGCCATCTTTATGTTAAAACAATAA
- a CDS encoding S41 family peptidase has translation MMKKRSALLLVIVGLLGGSLLTLVLMTYPGIANQTTAGEGLLASVTGNTQQKNDLKKIETAMDLISSNYYKDVDQTKLIDGAINGMMESLDDPYSNYMGQETAAQFEESIEGSFTGIGAEVSSQDGNVVVVSPIKGSPAEKAGIRAKDMIMSVNGESLQGLELNKAVNKIRGPKGSEAKVQVKRAGSSELIEFVIVRDDIDLETVYAHMEDGGIGVIAITQFSLNTGDRFKEELAKLEKQNMKGLVIDVRNDPGGVLQVVIDIAEQFVPKGKVIVQVEDKNGKKEQSKSNGSAKTYPVTVLMNKGSASASEILAGALQQSAGAKLIGENSFGKGTVQTSYDKQMGDGSLLKITIAKWLTPNGDWIHEKGIKPDIAVDQPDYFSVAPINKEKLPLKYDSNSTDVKSAQTMLRGLDFKPDRVDGYYDQKTEEAVKAFQKQKGIQATGQIDEKTAETLEAALIERIANPQYDAQLKRAIENVSKDISSAVSKP, from the coding sequence ATGATGAAGAAAAGATCGGCGCTACTGCTTGTCATTGTGGGTCTCCTGGGTGGTAGTTTGCTAACCCTGGTACTAATGACTTACCCGGGAATAGCAAATCAAACCACAGCGGGCGAAGGTTTGCTGGCTAGTGTAACCGGCAATACACAGCAGAAGAACGATTTGAAAAAGATTGAAACTGCGATGGATTTGATCTCAAGCAACTATTATAAAGACGTGGATCAGACCAAATTGATTGACGGTGCGATCAACGGCATGATGGAATCGCTTGATGATCCGTACTCCAACTATATGGGGCAGGAAACGGCTGCTCAGTTTGAAGAGTCGATCGAAGGTTCATTTACCGGTATTGGCGCAGAGGTATCCTCACAGGATGGAAACGTTGTTGTTGTTTCCCCAATCAAAGGATCACCTGCCGAGAAAGCGGGTATTCGTGCAAAAGACATGATTATGTCAGTCAACGGCGAATCCCTGCAAGGTTTGGAACTGAACAAGGCTGTCAACAAAATCAGAGGTCCCAAGGGCAGTGAAGCGAAGGTACAGGTCAAACGTGCCGGATCTTCCGAGCTGATTGAATTTGTCATTGTACGCGATGACATTGATCTGGAAACCGTATATGCTCACATGGAGGATGGCGGAATTGGCGTTATTGCCATTACTCAATTCTCTTTGAATACAGGCGATCGCTTCAAGGAAGAGTTGGCGAAGCTTGAGAAGCAGAACATGAAAGGTCTGGTCATCGACGTACGGAATGACCCAGGCGGTGTATTGCAAGTTGTTATTGATATTGCTGAACAGTTTGTTCCTAAAGGCAAGGTTATTGTGCAAGTTGAAGACAAGAACGGCAAAAAGGAACAAAGCAAGTCCAATGGATCAGCCAAAACATATCCAGTCACAGTCCTGATGAACAAAGGCAGTGCGAGTGCGTCGGAGATTTTGGCCGGTGCATTACAACAGTCAGCAGGTGCTAAGTTGATTGGTGAAAACTCCTTTGGTAAAGGAACCGTTCAGACGAGTTATGACAAGCAGATGGGTGACGGCAGCTTGCTGAAGATCACCATTGCCAAGTGGCTCACTCCGAACGGAGACTGGATTCATGAAAAAGGAATCAAACCGGATATTGCGGTAGACCAGCCGGATTATTTCTCGGTGGCACCGATTAACAAAGAGAAGTTACCACTGAAATATGACAGTAATAGCACGGATGTGAAAAGTGCGCAGACGATGCTGAGAGGACTCGATTTCAAACCGGATCGTGTGGATGGATACTACGACCAGAAGACGGAAGAAGCGGTCAAGGCATTCCAGAAGCAAAAAGGCATTCAGGCTACAGGCCAGATTGACGAGAAAACCGCTGAAACACTGGAAGCGGCTCTGATTGAACGTATTGCCAATCCTCAATATGATGCACAGCTGAAACGCGCGATCGAAAATGTCTCGAAGGATATTTCGTCCGCTGTGTCGAAGCCATAA
- a CDS encoding PDZ domain-containing protein, translating into MEWVWPWLTTLGEAMLQLFIQPFYYIAVILIALIYHRQLLQERKLFHVRLQSSITQTIRAVLGGILIGTIVSIVSLFLGAHLTLGSLICIWAATLILSLFRIRYLCFAYAAGLLGVLQFGLNLASGWQPSGWMGSVTETLRTLDMPALLVLAALLHMGEALLVRMQGVSMASPLLFEGKRGKLVGGYQLQQFWAIPLLILVPVTGGGAELAWNPLMNAGHSYMLVALPIMLGFGEITQSMLPGQKVQISSKRLMVYGATLLVFSLLAAWWSPLMVVAALIAFIGHEFLVWYSAFEEQNRSPVFVHPQHGLKVLAVIPESPAADLGIEAGETLYKVNGKLVHSPEELHRALRMNPAFCKLEVRNHQGESKFMQRAIYEGEHHQLGVIMAPDNHEVWAIRLRPLTLFHVINLKLFARLKKPQRDEAPLALPPAPVASDKGSVEM; encoded by the coding sequence ATGGAATGGGTATGGCCGTGGTTAACTACATTAGGGGAAGCTATGTTGCAGTTGTTTATTCAGCCGTTTTATTATATTGCGGTGATCCTGATTGCGCTGATCTATCATCGTCAGTTACTGCAGGAGCGTAAATTGTTCCATGTTCGTTTGCAAAGCTCGATAACACAGACGATTCGTGCCGTGCTCGGAGGCATACTCATTGGTACCATCGTCTCAATTGTGTCCCTATTCCTCGGTGCACATCTTACACTGGGAAGCCTGATATGCATATGGGCTGCAACGTTAATTCTATCTTTGTTCCGCATACGGTATCTGTGCTTTGCTTATGCGGCCGGGTTACTGGGTGTGCTGCAATTTGGTTTGAATCTGGCTTCAGGCTGGCAACCATCGGGTTGGATGGGTAGTGTAACGGAAACGCTACGTACCCTGGATATGCCTGCACTGCTTGTCCTGGCGGCCCTTCTACATATGGGTGAAGCCTTGTTGGTACGCATGCAGGGGGTATCGATGGCATCACCGCTTCTCTTCGAGGGAAAACGTGGGAAACTGGTTGGGGGATATCAACTGCAACAGTTCTGGGCCATTCCTCTACTGATTCTTGTTCCAGTCACAGGAGGTGGCGCGGAGCTGGCATGGAATCCACTGATGAATGCAGGTCATAGTTACATGCTGGTTGCGTTGCCGATTATGCTCGGATTTGGTGAGATAACACAGAGTATGCTTCCGGGACAAAAGGTGCAGATCTCATCAAAGCGGTTGATGGTATATGGGGCAACTTTGCTCGTGTTCAGTTTGCTTGCTGCATGGTGGTCTCCACTCATGGTGGTTGCAGCGCTGATCGCATTTATTGGACATGAATTTCTGGTATGGTACAGCGCGTTTGAAGAGCAAAATCGCAGTCCGGTATTTGTCCATCCGCAGCATGGATTGAAGGTACTGGCTGTTATTCCGGAGAGTCCTGCTGCAGATTTGGGGATTGAAGCAGGAGAGACCTTGTACAAGGTGAATGGTAAGTTGGTTCATTCGCCGGAAGAGTTACATCGTGCTCTGCGGATGAACCCGGCTTTTTGCAAACTTGAGGTTCGCAATCACCAGGGAGAAAGCAAGTTCATGCAACGAGCGATCTATGAAGGGGAGCATCATCAGCTTGGGGTCATTATGGCACCGGACAATCACGAGGTCTGGGCGATTCGGTTACGTCCACTGACGCTGTTCCATGTCATCAACCTCAAATTGTTTGCCCGTCTGAAAAAACCACAAAGGGACGAAGCTCCCTTGGCGTTACCGCCAGCCCCTGTGGCCAGTGATAAAGGGTCCGTGGAGATGTAA
- a CDS encoding ABC transporter permease, with product MNSLHIARLMIRRTLGRKMGFITFLLLPCLVVTGAVALFGSEQIARTVIPYVNEDGGVAGTWMIHELADKEEYLLKPMNNQAEVKEAIAQQKGSSGIIIPAHYTEDLLQGKPTEIQLVELRISESSYTLRAAVEGLTSGLLQSVSAVKVAAGPVSSETDILSSTQKPFEQLLQEIGKHQVAGEVTDLQIYPKPGLNNVTGFTIMFMMGLLTSAVAVIMEDRRKRTMARVYTAPVRAYEIALGNFLGSFVIGLIQIVLVLGVSRWLLHYDAGIPFGIHFMILAAFMLVSMGIASTVAGLIRNPKNANMLNSLVIMPTCMIGGCFWPISLMPDYMQKLANFVPQKWAIQAVEAISAGGTLSDITLPLLILFGMAAILLTVGSAILRPSQPGVEA from the coding sequence ATGAATAGTCTACACATCGCCAGGTTGATGATTAGACGTACACTTGGCCGTAAAATGGGCTTCATTACGTTTCTGCTTCTGCCTTGCCTGGTGGTTACAGGAGCGGTTGCTCTTTTTGGAAGCGAGCAGATTGCACGTACTGTTATTCCCTATGTGAATGAGGACGGAGGGGTGGCAGGGACATGGATGATTCATGAACTTGCTGACAAAGAGGAGTATCTGCTCAAGCCGATGAATAACCAAGCAGAAGTGAAGGAAGCTATCGCTCAGCAAAAAGGAAGCTCTGGCATCATCATTCCGGCACATTATACGGAGGATCTGTTACAAGGAAAGCCAACCGAAATTCAATTGGTGGAACTGCGTATAAGTGAAAGTTCCTATACCCTACGAGCAGCAGTTGAAGGTTTGACGAGCGGATTGTTACAATCTGTTTCAGCTGTTAAGGTGGCGGCAGGTCCTGTCTCAAGTGAGACTGACATATTATCGAGTACACAGAAGCCATTTGAACAGCTTTTACAGGAGATAGGAAAACATCAGGTTGCTGGTGAAGTTACCGATCTGCAAATCTATCCCAAGCCAGGCCTGAACAATGTGACTGGATTTACGATTATGTTTATGATGGGGCTGCTGACCAGTGCAGTGGCTGTGATAATGGAAGATCGCAGGAAACGTACGATGGCCAGAGTATATACGGCACCCGTCCGTGCATATGAGATTGCGCTTGGTAACTTCCTGGGTAGCTTTGTCATTGGCTTGATTCAGATTGTTCTCGTTTTGGGAGTCAGCAGGTGGCTGCTGCATTATGATGCCGGTATTCCTTTTGGCATTCATTTCATGATATTGGCGGCATTCATGCTGGTCTCCATGGGGATCGCAAGTACCGTGGCAGGATTAATCCGGAATCCCAAAAATGCCAACATGCTGAATTCACTTGTCATTATGCCAACCTGCATGATAGGTGGTTGTTTCTGGCCGATCTCGTTGATGCCGGATTATATGCAAAAGCTCGCCAACTTTGTTCCACAGAAGTGGGCGATTCAGGCTGTGGAGGCGATCTCTGCTGGCGGTACATTGTCGGATATCACATTGCCACTATTGATTTTGTTTGGCATGGCTGCCATTTTGCTGACTGTAGGCTCTGCGATTCTACGCCCTAGCCAGCCAGGAGTAGAGGCATAA
- a CDS encoding ABC transporter ATP-binding protein — MGILEVDHVVKRYGSKLSVDHLNLSVGKGEIFGLLGPNGAGKSTTISMIAGLLNMDQGEIRLDGISVKERPLEVKRKIGLVPQDLALYETMSAAENVTFFARLYGLRGKLLKERVQESLEFVGLQDKAKDAPSTFSGGMKRRLNIACAITHRPDLIIMDEPTVGIDPQSRNHILESVRTLNKMGSTIIYTSHYMEEVAAISHRVAIMDQGRIIACGTEAELRERVASEEKVVLSTSGIVPDVVEELKLHPRVRMVDVSENTLTITLPSAQQDLQDLLFICSKHEVSIQSLKVEEPDLETLFLNLTGRTLRD, encoded by the coding sequence ATGGGTATACTTGAAGTAGATCATGTAGTAAAACGATACGGCAGCAAGCTGTCCGTGGATCATTTGAACCTTAGTGTTGGCAAAGGCGAGATTTTTGGATTGCTTGGTCCCAATGGAGCAGGAAAAAGTACCACCATCAGCATGATTGCAGGGCTCCTGAATATGGATCAGGGTGAGATCAGATTAGATGGGATCTCGGTCAAGGAGCGACCGCTTGAAGTAAAGCGCAAGATCGGACTCGTTCCGCAGGATCTGGCTTTATACGAAACCATGTCTGCTGCGGAGAATGTGACCTTTTTTGCCAGACTGTATGGACTGCGTGGAAAATTGCTTAAGGAAAGAGTGCAGGAGTCTCTTGAATTTGTAGGGTTGCAGGATAAAGCAAAGGATGCCCCCTCGACCTTCTCTGGCGGTATGAAACGCAGGTTAAACATCGCATGTGCGATTACACATCGCCCGGATCTCATTATTATGGATGAACCTACAGTTGGCATTGATCCGCAATCTCGGAATCATATTCTTGAATCGGTACGGACACTCAACAAGATGGGTTCAACGATCATATATACAAGTCATTACATGGAGGAAGTGGCGGCGATTAGTCACCGGGTTGCGATTATGGATCAGGGGCGAATTATTGCCTGTGGGACTGAAGCAGAGCTGAGAGAACGGGTAGCATCGGAAGAAAAAGTAGTGCTCTCCACTTCCGGTATCGTTCCCGACGTCGTGGAAGAATTGAAACTTCACCCCCGTGTGCGGATGGTAGACGTTTCAGAGAATACACTGACCATTACGCTGCCTTCGGCACAGCAGGATCTCCAGGATCTGCTCTTCATTTGCAGCAAACATGAAGTATCCATTCAGTCGCTCAAGGTCGAAGAGCCGGATCTGGAAACGTTGTTCCTCAATCTGACCGGGCGTACGCTTCGGGACTAG
- a CDS encoding flagellar motor protein MotB, which yields MSRRSKRRGKRETIDHRDRWMITYADLITLLLIFFVIMYAMSNLDSGKYDVVTQSLQNTFNASDSILELGEGLGEKPGQTITETPPSEVQGEDPSKGEGNPSDTGTATPDDDNKPLTEREEQFRSQEQELQNLFNVITQYIEDNKLENQIFVADKPQGLSITLSDRFLFDQGQAALKGDAAPTLTKLASLFRDLNTVVSIEGHTDNIPVGANSTYKDNWELSGERALSVLRFFLDTEKLNPDGFQYAGYADTRPTGDNTTAAGRQKNRRVEITVLRQLQP from the coding sequence ATGAGTCGGCGCAGTAAACGGCGCGGAAAACGTGAAACTATCGATCATCGGGATCGCTGGATGATTACTTATGCCGATCTCATAACTCTGCTTTTGATCTTTTTTGTCATCATGTATGCCATGAGCAATCTGGATTCAGGTAAATATGACGTCGTTACTCAATCGTTACAAAATACATTTAATGCGTCCGACTCTATCCTTGAGCTTGGTGAGGGACTCGGTGAGAAACCCGGTCAAACGATTACAGAGACTCCACCATCCGAGGTGCAGGGTGAAGACCCTTCAAAAGGTGAAGGAAACCCTTCCGATACCGGGACTGCAACACCAGATGATGACAACAAGCCTCTCACAGAACGGGAAGAACAGTTCAGATCACAGGAGCAGGAATTGCAAAATCTGTTCAATGTGATTACCCAATATATCGAGGATAATAAACTGGAAAATCAGATTTTTGTTGCGGACAAGCCACAAGGCCTCTCCATTACCCTCAGTGACCGCTTCCTGTTTGATCAGGGGCAAGCTGCCCTCAAAGGGGATGCTGCACCCACACTGACCAAGCTGGCAAGTCTGTTTCGGGATCTGAATACCGTTGTCAGCATCGAAGGACATACGGACAATATTCCGGTCGGGGCCAACTCCACGTACAAAGACAACTGGGAACTTTCCGGAGAACGTGCACTGTCTGTATTGCGATTCTTTCTGGATACAGAGAAGCTTAACCCGGACGGCTTCCAGTATGCCGGATATGCGGATACTCGCCCAACGGGTGACAACACCACAGCCGCCGGAAGACAAAAGAACCGTCGGGTCGAAATAACGGTCCTGCGTCAACTCCAACCTTAA
- a CDS encoding murein hydrolase activator EnvC, whose translation MKKTASLLAFTLLASLTLQPSDGYAKSSISDIDQQIQQLESKAASAKQEQKKAASNKKEAQHYKNKTNAYLKVVMEQINVVSDELASVSLQIENTEEDLRTTKKDLQAAEERIVAREKLLESRVRLMYTDGAVSYLDVLLSSTSFTDFLTRADSLKTIVDQDQHLLDEHKADKQLVVDKKAELDVQYAEAKSLYAQKKQRKSQLNEKEAEKQVLLASYDAKIEESEELTQEQEDVLMQIASKRSALLQEKNKLREQQAAAAAKAKAAAAARAKAAAKTPTRVSSDSSSEVTYSSGNGIFSRPVSGGRISSGFGPRTHPITGVVGKMHAGVDFAVPQGTSVHAASGGIVIMAEWYSGYGYTVIVDHGGGLWTLYGHLREGGFKVSKGDTVSKGDTIAESGNTGNSTGPHLHFEVRDNGTAVNPMNYL comes from the coding sequence TTGAAAAAAACCGCTTCGCTGCTGGCCTTTACGTTATTGGCCAGTTTGACGCTTCAACCTTCTGACGGATATGCCAAGAGTAGCATCAGCGATATTGACCAACAGATTCAGCAACTGGAGAGCAAGGCGGCTTCTGCCAAGCAGGAGCAAAAAAAAGCGGCTTCCAACAAAAAGGAAGCACAGCATTACAAGAACAAAACCAACGCTTATCTGAAGGTTGTCATGGAACAGATCAATGTCGTTAGTGATGAACTGGCGAGTGTATCCTTGCAGATCGAGAACACGGAGGAAGATCTTCGTACAACGAAAAAAGATCTGCAAGCGGCAGAAGAACGCATTGTTGCAAGGGAAAAATTGTTGGAGTCACGCGTGCGCCTCATGTATACGGACGGTGCTGTATCCTATCTGGATGTATTGTTGTCCTCTACTAGCTTCACTGACTTCCTGACCCGTGCGGATTCACTCAAAACGATTGTGGATCAGGATCAGCATCTGCTGGATGAGCACAAAGCGGACAAGCAACTTGTCGTGGACAAAAAGGCAGAATTGGATGTGCAATATGCGGAAGCCAAGAGCCTGTATGCACAGAAGAAACAGCGCAAGTCCCAATTGAATGAAAAAGAAGCGGAAAAGCAAGTGCTTCTCGCTTCATATGATGCTAAAATTGAAGAGTCAGAAGAGCTGACACAAGAGCAGGAAGATGTATTAATGCAGATTGCCAGCAAACGTTCGGCACTTCTTCAAGAGAAAAATAAATTGCGTGAACAGCAGGCAGCAGCCGCAGCCAAAGCAAAAGCCGCGGCAGCAGCCCGGGCGAAAGCTGCAGCCAAGACACCAACCAGAGTGAGTTCGGATAGCAGCAGTGAGGTCACGTATTCATCCGGTAATGGTATCTTCTCAAGACCGGTATCTGGAGGACGTATTTCTTCTGGATTCGGTCCCCGTACCCATCCGATTACGGGTGTAGTGGGTAAGATGCATGCCGGTGTCGATTTTGCTGTTCCTCAAGGAACTTCGGTTCACGCTGCTTCTGGCGGAATCGTGATCATGGCTGAATGGTATAGCGGTTATGGTTATACGGTTATTGTGGACCACGGCGGTGGACTATGGACGTTATATGGTCACTTGCGCGAAGGTGGATTCAAAGTCAGCAAGGGAGACACAGTAAGCAAAGGGGATACCATTGCTGAGTCAGGAAATACAGGGAACTCTACTGGACCTCACTTGCACTTTGAAGTGAGAGATAACGGTACCGCTGTAAATCCGATGAACTATTTGTAA
- a CDS encoding sensor histidine kinase, protein MPMRFLQYGLIIVPAVLYMLMLPLENEAVYTLYIIIALGLSVWKDFNRSSTQQWLLLLTEILWSCWLIASYGPFLLFLSLSVLYVYIYRLEGNRRWLMFAIQLVANNVALHWHYSVPQASQPGLTTLNTTTTDTTLLSTETTAMVLGNLLLLITAALSWQGSRTANSRGQLEQVYDELRSKHYELQETRAQLLLFTKQLEGVAQAEERTRISRQLHDDIGHRLIRTKMMSEAALLTLPLDMEQGTEMVRQIRDQLADSMDDMRSTLHKLQPNSYASEAYALDRLLEEVGRDTGVKTNYEVHGPSHVLYPSIQIVLFKNAKEALTNALRHGNASSITVELVFGDQEVCMSVSNDGKINPPSSKRNGIGQEGMLLRTQMVGGTLEIQSAYPYTVITRIPITNQLNIL, encoded by the coding sequence ATGCCAATGCGGTTTCTGCAATATGGATTAATTATCGTTCCAGCAGTACTGTACATGTTGATGCTGCCCTTGGAAAATGAAGCCGTCTACACCCTGTATATCATCATTGCACTTGGACTCTCCGTGTGGAAAGATTTCAATCGTTCAAGTACACAGCAGTGGCTGTTGCTTCTGACCGAAATACTCTGGAGCTGCTGGCTGATTGCTTCGTATGGACCGTTTCTGCTATTCCTCTCTCTATCCGTGCTCTACGTGTATATATACAGACTGGAGGGAAATCGGAGATGGTTGATGTTTGCAATTCAGCTTGTCGCTAACAATGTCGCTTTGCATTGGCATTATTCTGTCCCACAGGCATCGCAGCCAGGGTTAACCACACTAAATACAACTACAACCGACACTACATTACTCTCCACAGAGACAACTGCGATGGTTCTTGGCAACCTGCTTCTGCTCATCACAGCGGCTCTGTCCTGGCAGGGATCAAGAACGGCGAACAGCCGTGGACAACTGGAACAAGTCTATGACGAACTTCGCAGCAAACATTACGAGCTACAAGAAACTCGTGCGCAGCTGCTGTTATTTACAAAGCAACTTGAAGGAGTGGCTCAGGCAGAGGAACGTACCCGTATCTCCAGACAGCTTCATGACGATATCGGGCATCGACTGATTCGCACCAAAATGATGTCGGAAGCCGCCCTGCTGACCCTCCCCCTCGATATGGAACAAGGAACGGAAATGGTGAGACAGATTCGCGATCAATTGGCCGATAGTATGGATGATATGCGCAGCACACTACACAAACTGCAACCTAATTCCTATGCATCCGAAGCCTACGCCCTGGATCGTCTCCTAGAGGAAGTGGGCAGAGATACCGGCGTGAAGACAAATTATGAAGTTCATGGCCCATCCCATGTGCTGTATCCCAGCATACAGATCGTTTTGTTCAAAAATGCCAAAGAAGCCTTGACCAATGCCCTGCGACATGGAAATGCTTCTTCAATCACAGTGGAGTTGGTATTCGGGGATCAAGAAGTGTGTATGAGTGTGAGTAATGATGGCAAAATCAATCCTCCTTCTTCCAAGCGAAATGGCATAGGACAGGAAGGTATGCTTCTGCGTACACAAATGGTGGGAGGTACCTTGGAGATCCAATCGGCTTATCCGTATACAGTGATTACACGCATTCCAATAACGAACCAGTTGAATATACTCTGA
- a CDS encoding ABC transporter permease, translating to MNIWHICIFELRRILKIRSVVLNLFILPLLLIFILGTALSSTMGTAEDVIPDTVRVGIIHLSTESGGGSSTVNQALDTFVKSPEVAEMVRVQNFTTEEEAVHALRTDKLDFAVMIPSDFEQNVMMGKEARLQWIRGKDNTLNTLGETLFTRFTDEWNRQMAITKVLGPQVIAAMASASESGTANSTSIAVTNPGKTGTAYSASQYYAASMLAMFMLYSGMTTSTSLFGERDNKTLIRLQAAPIGNGVIFAGKIAGNSLLAFLQATTIILMTYWFYGVDWGTHPGYIVLTCVCITLASMTLGVIVALVCKSTASASATLQGIIVAMTFISGGFMPIPIDFVQRLSQFTVNHWALQSFLRMMLDAPVREIVYNILMLGVVCAVLLFISGLIYRKAGYRYE from the coding sequence ATGAATATATGGCATATTTGCATCTTTGAATTAAGGCGTATTCTTAAGATTCGATCTGTAGTGTTAAACCTCTTTATTTTGCCGTTGTTACTGATTTTTATATTGGGCACGGCACTTTCCAGTACGATGGGTACGGCGGAGGATGTTATTCCCGATACTGTACGTGTGGGAATCATCCATTTGAGCACTGAATCTGGGGGAGGATCAAGTACGGTTAATCAAGCGCTGGATACATTCGTTAAATCCCCGGAAGTGGCTGAGATGGTCAGGGTGCAGAACTTTACGACTGAAGAGGAGGCCGTTCATGCGCTGCGTACCGACAAGCTGGACTTTGCTGTAATGATTCCTTCGGATTTTGAGCAAAACGTGATGATGGGGAAAGAGGCCAGGTTACAGTGGATACGAGGAAAGGACAACACACTTAATACCTTGGGTGAAACTTTGTTCACACGTTTTACGGATGAATGGAACCGACAGATGGCGATTACCAAAGTGCTCGGTCCGCAAGTAATTGCTGCCATGGCCTCTGCTTCGGAGTCTGGTACGGCGAATTCCACCTCCATTGCTGTCACTAATCCCGGTAAGACAGGTACGGCGTATAGTGCCTCCCAATACTATGCAGCTTCCATGCTGGCAATGTTCATGTTGTACTCGGGCATGACAACCAGTACCAGCCTTTTTGGAGAACGGGATAACAAAACGTTAATTCGCCTTCAGGCTGCGCCGATAGGTAACGGAGTTATTTTCGCTGGAAAAATTGCAGGCAATAGTCTGCTCGCTTTCTTACAAGCAACAACGATCATCCTTATGACGTATTGGTTCTACGGTGTGGATTGGGGAACCCATCCTGGGTATATTGTGCTGACTTGTGTATGTATCACATTGGCCTCCATGACCCTTGGCGTGATCGTTGCACTGGTATGCAAAAGCACAGCATCGGCCAGTGCAACCTTACAAGGTATCATCGTTGCCATGACATTCATCAGTGGTGGGTTCATGCCCATTCCGATTGATTTTGTACAACGGCTTAGCCAATTTACGGTTAACCACTGGGCGCTCCAAAGTTTTCTGAGAATGATGCTGGATGCACCTGTACGAGAGATTGTATATAACATTCTGATGTTAGGCGTGGTATGCGCTGTATTATTGTTCATCTCAGGATTGATCTATAGAAAGGCAGGATACCGATATGAATAG